In a single window of the Harpia harpyja isolate bHarHar1 chromosome 3, bHarHar1 primary haplotype, whole genome shotgun sequence genome:
- the RAPSN gene encoding 43 kDa receptor-associated protein of the synapse isoform X1 — protein MRLFNAWEMGQDQTKQQIEKGLHLYQSNQTEKALRVWMRVLEKSADPAGRFRVLGCLITAHAEMGRYKDMLKFAVVQIDTARELEDPDFLTESYLNLARSNEKLCEFQKTISYCKTCLNMQGTTVSLQLNGQVSLSMGNAFLGLSIFQKALECFEKALRYAHNNDDKMLECRVCCSLGNFYAQIKDYEKALFFPCKAAELVNDYGKGWSLKYRAMSQYHMAVAYRKLGRLADAMDCCEESMKIALQHGDRPLQALCLLCFADIHRSRKDVQTAFPRYDSSMSIMTEIGNRLGLIQVLLGVTKCWMIQKELDKALESIEKAQELAEGLGNKLGLLKLHCLCERIYRTKGQQRELRDHVVKFHECVEEMELYCGMCGESIGEKNNQLQALPCSHFFHLKCLQTNGTRGCPNCRRLSVKPGYV, from the exons ATGAGGCTTTTTAATGCATGGGAGATGGGTCAGGACCAGACAAAGCAACAAATAGAGAAAGGACTCCATCTTTACCAGTCTAATCAGACCGAAAAGGCCCTGCGAGTCTGGATGAGGGTTTTGGAGAAGTCTGCGGATCCTGCTGGCAGGTTTCGGGTTTTGGGTTGCCTCATCACTGCTCATGCAGAGATGGGCAGATACAAAGATATGCTGAAG TTTGCAGTGGTACAGATTGACACAGCACGGGAGCTGGAAGACCCGGATTTCCTTACAGAGAGCTACCTAAACCTGGCTCGCAGCAATGAGAAACTCTGTGAATTCCAGAAAACAATCTCTTACTGTAAGACGTGCCTGAACATGCAGGGTACCACTGTGAGCCTGCAGCTGAATGGCCAGGTGAGCCTCAGCATGGGCAATGCCTTCTTGGGCCTCAGCATTTTCCAGAAGGCTTTGGAGTGCTTTGAGAAAGCTTTACGCTATGCACACAACAACGATGACAAGATGCTGGAGTGTCGAGTCTGCTGCAGCCTCGGGAACTTCTACGCCCAGATAAAG GACTACGAGAAAGCCTTGTTCTTCCCTTGTAAAGCAGCTGAGCTGGTGAATGATTATGGAAAGGGCTGGAGCTTGAAGTACCGTGCAATGAGCCAGTATCACATGGCAGTGGCCTATCGGAAGCTGGGGCGCTTGGCAGATGCTATGGACTGCTGTGAG GAGTCCATGAAGATTGCCCTGCAGCATGGTGACCGGCCTCTGCAAGCGCTGtgtctgctgtgctttgcagataTCCATCGCAGTCGCAAAGACGTGCAG ACAGCCTTTCCTCGGTATGATTCCTCCATGAGCATCATGACAGAGATTGGAAACCGCCTGGGCCTGATCCAGGTGCTGCTAGGAGTGACTAAGTGCTGGATGATCCAGAAGGAGCTGGACAAG GCTCTGGAAAGCATTGAAAAGGCACAGGAGCTGGCAGAGGGACTAGGGAACAAG CTTGGCCTGCTGAAGCTCCACTGCCTTTGTGAAAGGATCTATCGCACGAAGGGGCAGCAGCGAGAACTGCGTGACCATGTAGTGAAGTTCCATGAATGCGTGGAGGAGATGGAGCTGTATTGTGGCATGTGTGGAGAGTCCATTGGGGAGAAGAACAACCAGCTCCAGGCGCTGCCTTGCTCCCACTTCTTCCACTTAAA GTGCCTCCAGACCAACGGGACCCGGGGCTGCCCCAACTGCCGCCGCTTGTCGGTGAAGCCCGGCTACGTCTGA
- the RAPSN gene encoding 43 kDa receptor-associated protein of the synapse isoform X2: MRLFNAWEMGQDQTKQQIEKGLHLYQSNQTEKALRVWMRVLEKSADPAGRFRVLGCLITAHAEMGRYKDMLKFAVVQIDTARELEDPDFLTESYLNLARSNEKLCEFQKTISYCKTCLNMQGTTVSLQLNGQVSLSMGNAFLGLSIFQKALECFEKALRYAHNNDDKMLECRVCCSLGNFYAQIKDYEKALFFPCKAAELVNDYGKGWSLKYRAMSQYHMAVAYRKLGRLADAMDCCEESMKIALQHGDRPLQALCLLCFADIHRSRKDVQTAFPRYDSSMSIMTEIGNRLGLIQVLLGVTKCWMIQKELDKALEGMSALVGQALYAHCPRCDLLKCHSPEYSPKPVLQLASPSFHFSCYSSQYQLPNKSALESIEKAQELAEGLGNKLGLLKLHCLCERIYRTKGQQRELRDHVVKFHECVEEMELYCGMCGESIGEKNNQLQALPCSHFFHLKCLQTNGTRGCPNCRRLSVKPGYV; encoded by the exons ATGAGGCTTTTTAATGCATGGGAGATGGGTCAGGACCAGACAAAGCAACAAATAGAGAAAGGACTCCATCTTTACCAGTCTAATCAGACCGAAAAGGCCCTGCGAGTCTGGATGAGGGTTTTGGAGAAGTCTGCGGATCCTGCTGGCAGGTTTCGGGTTTTGGGTTGCCTCATCACTGCTCATGCAGAGATGGGCAGATACAAAGATATGCTGAAG TTTGCAGTGGTACAGATTGACACAGCACGGGAGCTGGAAGACCCGGATTTCCTTACAGAGAGCTACCTAAACCTGGCTCGCAGCAATGAGAAACTCTGTGAATTCCAGAAAACAATCTCTTACTGTAAGACGTGCCTGAACATGCAGGGTACCACTGTGAGCCTGCAGCTGAATGGCCAGGTGAGCCTCAGCATGGGCAATGCCTTCTTGGGCCTCAGCATTTTCCAGAAGGCTTTGGAGTGCTTTGAGAAAGCTTTACGCTATGCACACAACAACGATGACAAGATGCTGGAGTGTCGAGTCTGCTGCAGCCTCGGGAACTTCTACGCCCAGATAAAG GACTACGAGAAAGCCTTGTTCTTCCCTTGTAAAGCAGCTGAGCTGGTGAATGATTATGGAAAGGGCTGGAGCTTGAAGTACCGTGCAATGAGCCAGTATCACATGGCAGTGGCCTATCGGAAGCTGGGGCGCTTGGCAGATGCTATGGACTGCTGTGAG GAGTCCATGAAGATTGCCCTGCAGCATGGTGACCGGCCTCTGCAAGCGCTGtgtctgctgtgctttgcagataTCCATCGCAGTCGCAAAGACGTGCAG ACAGCCTTTCCTCGGTATGATTCCTCCATGAGCATCATGACAGAGATTGGAAACCGCCTGGGCCTGATCCAGGTGCTGCTAGGAGTGACTAAGTGCTGGATGATCCAGAAGGAGCTGGACAAG GCATTGGAGGGAATGTCTGCCCTGGTGGGTCAGGCACTTTATGCCCATTGCCCCAGATGTGACCTCCTcaaatgtcacagccctgaataCTCACCCAAGCCTGTTCTTCAACTTGCCAGTCCCAGTTTCCATTTCTCATGCTACTCATCCCAATATCAGTTACCTAATAAATCA GCTCTGGAAAGCATTGAAAAGGCACAGGAGCTGGCAGAGGGACTAGGGAACAAG CTTGGCCTGCTGAAGCTCCACTGCCTTTGTGAAAGGATCTATCGCACGAAGGGGCAGCAGCGAGAACTGCGTGACCATGTAGTGAAGTTCCATGAATGCGTGGAGGAGATGGAGCTGTATTGTGGCATGTGTGGAGAGTCCATTGGGGAGAAGAACAACCAGCTCCAGGCGCTGCCTTGCTCCCACTTCTTCCACTTAAA GTGCCTCCAGACCAACGGGACCCGGGGCTGCCCCAACTGCCGCCGCTTGTCGGTGAAGCCCGGCTACGTCTGA